From Synechococcus sp. A10-1-5-1, a single genomic window includes:
- the fabF gene encoding beta-ketoacyl-ACP synthase II, which produces MVEGLRRVVVTGLGAVTPIGNDVTSYWEGLSSGRNGVAPITLFDASAHACRFAAEVKDFNPSAYIEPKESKRWDRFCQFGVVAAKQAVAQAGLTIDERNAHRIGTAIGSGVGGLLMMETQAHVLADKGPSRVSPFTVPMMIPNMATGLTAIAIGAKGPSTAVATACAAGSNAIGDAFRLIQLGQAEAMVCGGAESAITPLGVAGFASAKALSFRNDDPATASRPFDAERDGFVIGEGAGVLVLESLEHAQARGANILAEVVGYGMTCDAHHITSPTPGGVGGAEAMRLALEDARIEADAVDYVNAHGTSTPANDSNESSAIQSSLGERAKQIPVSSTKSMTGHLLGGSGGIEAVAAVLAIGHNVVPPTINYQNPDPACDLDVVPNQAREHKLNVVLSNSFGFGGHNVCLAFRRFN; this is translated from the coding sequence ATGGTGGAGGGTCTCCGCCGCGTCGTCGTCACCGGCCTTGGCGCGGTCACACCGATTGGTAATGACGTCACTTCCTACTGGGAAGGACTGAGCAGTGGTCGTAACGGGGTGGCACCGATCACCCTGTTTGACGCTTCTGCCCATGCCTGCCGTTTTGCGGCTGAGGTGAAGGATTTCAATCCCTCCGCCTACATCGAGCCGAAAGAAAGCAAGCGTTGGGACCGGTTCTGTCAGTTCGGGGTCGTTGCCGCCAAACAGGCAGTGGCCCAAGCCGGATTGACCATTGACGAGCGCAACGCGCACCGCATCGGAACGGCAATCGGTTCTGGCGTGGGCGGGCTACTGATGATGGAGACCCAAGCCCACGTGCTGGCTGACAAGGGTCCATCGCGCGTGAGCCCCTTCACGGTTCCAATGATGATCCCGAACATGGCCACAGGCCTGACGGCCATCGCCATTGGTGCCAAGGGCCCCAGCACCGCCGTAGCCACCGCCTGTGCCGCAGGCTCCAATGCAATTGGCGATGCCTTCCGCCTGATCCAGCTGGGTCAAGCCGAAGCCATGGTTTGCGGTGGTGCCGAATCGGCCATTACCCCCCTTGGGGTCGCTGGCTTCGCCAGTGCCAAGGCACTGTCGTTCCGCAACGACGATCCGGCGACGGCCAGCCGACCCTTTGATGCGGAACGGGACGGCTTCGTCATCGGAGAAGGAGCGGGTGTGCTCGTCCTCGAAAGCCTGGAGCATGCCCAAGCCCGCGGCGCCAACATCCTCGCAGAGGTTGTGGGCTATGGCATGACCTGCGATGCGCACCACATCACCTCACCCACCCCAGGAGGTGTGGGTGGTGCTGAGGCGATGCGCCTGGCCCTAGAAGACGCCCGCATCGAGGCTGATGCGGTCGATTACGTCAACGCCCACGGCACCAGCACCCCGGCCAACGACTCCAACGAGTCCTCGGCCATCCAATCCTCGCTTGGGGAACGGGCGAAGCAGATTCCTGTGAGCTCGACCAAGTCGATGACGGGTCACCTCTTGGGCGGCAGCGGCGGCATTGAAGCCGTTGCTGCGGTCCTGGCGATTGGCCACAACGTGGTCCCGCCTACGATCAACTACCAAAATCCGGATCCTGCCTGTGATCTGGATGTCGTTCCCAATCAGGCCCGGGAACACAAACTGAACGTGGTGCTCTCGAATTCCTTTGGGTTCGGCGGCCACAACGTTTGCCTGGCGTTCCGCCGGTTCAACTAA
- the acpP gene encoding acyl carrier protein, with translation MSQEAIFEKVRSIVVEQLSVDAGEVKPESNFQNDLGADSLDTVELVMALEEAFDIEIPDEAAEGIATVGDAVKYIQDKQA, from the coding sequence ATGTCCCAGGAAGCGATCTTCGAGAAAGTCCGCTCGATCGTTGTTGAGCAGCTGAGCGTTGATGCCGGCGAGGTCAAGCCTGAATCCAACTTCCAGAACGATCTGGGCGCTGACTCACTCGACACCGTTGAACTCGTGATGGCCCTGGAAGAGGCCTTCGATATTGAGATCCCCGACGAAGCCGCTGAAGGCATCGCCACCGTTGGCGACGCCGTCAAATACATCCAGGACAAGCAGGCCTGA
- the psaC gene encoding photosystem I iron-sulfur center protein PsaC translates to MSHAVKIYDTCIGCTQCVRACPLDVLEMVPWDGCKAGQIASSPRTEDCVGCKRCETACPTDFLSIRVYLGDETTRSMGLAY, encoded by the coding sequence ATGTCCCACGCTGTCAAGATTTACGACACCTGCATCGGCTGCACCCAGTGCGTTCGGGCATGCCCTCTCGATGTTCTCGAGATGGTGCCCTGGGATGGCTGTAAGGCCGGTCAGATTGCCTCCTCCCCCCGCACCGAGGATTGTGTTGGTTGCAAGCGCTGTGAGACCGCTTGCCCCACCGATTTCCTCTCCATTCGCGTCTACCTGGGAGACGAAACCACCCGCTCCATGGGCCTGGCTTACTAA
- the glmS gene encoding glutamine--fructose-6-phosphate transaminase (isomerizing), with protein sequence MCGIVAVIGSREAAPLLLEGLRQLEYRGYDSAGIATVAEDSGLTCLRAEGKLANLTARFDAQGAQGQCGIGHTRWATHGKPEERNAHPHLDGPRRLAVVQNGIIENYRSLREELQATGVVFRSDTDTEVIPHLLSQELDRLEASGQSASPQLLLQAVQAVLPRLHGAYALAVVWAALPGALVVARKAAPLLIGLGEGEFLCASDTPALAGFTRTILPMEDGEVALLTPLGIELYDEAGARVQRAPTLLSGSDHVADKRSFRHFMLKEIHEQPETAALWVARHLPDSSARVALPLDESVFEGIERIQVLACGTSRHAALVGAYLLEQLAGIPTSVYYASEFRYAPPPLAANTLTIGVTQSGETADTLAALAMEQERRRAVADPAFAPRLLGITNRPESSLGRMVDQILDIGAGIEVGVAATKTFLGQLLAFYGLAIAFAERRSGRPGVLGAEAVQQLIAGLRGLPEQLRSLVDDHDSRCEQMAHLFAETQDVIFLGRGINYPIALEGALKLKEISYIHAEGYPAGEMKHGPIALLDARVPVVSIAVPGTVFDKVLSNAQEAKARDAQLVGVAPNCPDAELFDTLLPVPEVDELLSPLLTVVPMQLLSYHIAAHRGLDVDQPRNLAKSVTVE encoded by the coding sequence ATGTGCGGCATCGTTGCGGTGATTGGTTCGCGCGAGGCGGCACCGCTCCTGTTGGAGGGTCTGCGTCAGCTCGAATATCGGGGCTATGACTCAGCCGGCATCGCCACGGTTGCTGAGGACTCCGGCCTCACCTGTCTGCGTGCCGAGGGCAAGCTTGCCAACCTCACGGCTCGTTTTGATGCCCAAGGTGCCCAGGGGCAGTGCGGCATTGGCCATACCCGCTGGGCGACCCATGGCAAGCCAGAGGAGCGCAACGCCCACCCGCACCTCGACGGTCCGCGCCGTTTGGCGGTGGTTCAGAACGGGATCATCGAGAACTACCGGAGCTTGCGTGAAGAGCTCCAGGCCACCGGTGTGGTCTTCCGCTCAGACACCGACACCGAGGTCATCCCTCACCTCTTGAGCCAAGAGCTCGATCGCCTGGAGGCATCGGGCCAGAGCGCCTCACCTCAGCTGTTGCTTCAGGCCGTTCAGGCAGTCCTGCCGCGCCTGCACGGGGCCTATGCCTTGGCGGTGGTTTGGGCGGCCCTCCCCGGTGCCCTTGTGGTGGCCCGCAAGGCAGCGCCCTTGCTCATTGGCCTAGGCGAAGGGGAATTTCTCTGCGCCAGTGATACCCCTGCCCTGGCCGGATTCACCCGCACCATCCTGCCGATGGAAGACGGGGAAGTTGCCCTGCTGACCCCCCTTGGCATTGAGCTCTATGACGAGGCCGGAGCTCGGGTTCAGCGGGCGCCCACGCTCCTGAGCGGCAGCGACCACGTGGCGGATAAGCGCAGCTTCCGCCACTTCATGCTCAAGGAGATCCATGAGCAGCCCGAGACCGCAGCGCTTTGGGTCGCGCGCCATCTCCCGGATTCCTCAGCTCGGGTTGCTCTGCCCCTCGATGAGAGCGTCTTCGAAGGAATCGAGCGCATCCAGGTGCTTGCCTGCGGCACCAGTCGCCATGCCGCTTTGGTGGGGGCCTATCTCCTGGAACAGTTGGCCGGGATCCCCACCAGCGTCTATTACGCCAGCGAATTCCGCTATGCCCCGCCCCCGCTCGCGGCGAACACCCTCACCATCGGGGTGACCCAGTCGGGTGAAACGGCCGACACTCTGGCGGCCCTTGCAATGGAGCAGGAGCGTCGCCGTGCCGTTGCCGATCCGGCCTTCGCGCCCCGCCTGCTGGGGATCACCAACCGCCCTGAAAGTTCCCTGGGCCGGATGGTCGATCAAATCCTCGACATCGGCGCGGGCATTGAGGTGGGTGTGGCGGCCACCAAGACCTTCCTTGGCCAGCTGCTGGCCTTCTACGGCTTGGCCATCGCCTTTGCCGAGCGCCGCTCAGGCCGGCCTGGGGTCCTTGGCGCTGAGGCCGTGCAGCAGCTGATCGCTGGGCTACGGGGGCTGCCTGAACAGCTCCGGAGCCTGGTGGATGACCACGACAGCCGCTGCGAGCAAATGGCCCACCTGTTCGCTGAGACCCAGGATGTGATCTTCCTGGGACGGGGCATCAACTACCCGATTGCCCTCGAGGGGGCCCTGAAGCTCAAGGAGATCAGCTACATCCATGCCGAGGGCTATCCCGCCGGTGAGATGAAGCACGGCCCGATCGCCCTCTTGGACGCTCGGGTGCCTGTGGTTTCGATCGCGGTTCCCGGCACTGTCTTCGACAAGGTGCTCAGCAATGCCCAGGAGGCCAAGGCGCGGGATGCCCAGTTGGTGGGGGTTGCCCCGAATTGCCCGGACGCTGAGCTGTTCGACACCCTGCTGCCCGTGCCGGAGGTGGACGAGCTCCTGAGTCCGCTGCTGACGGTCGTGCCGATGCAGCTGCTCAGCTATCACATCGCAGCCCACCGGGGGCTGGATGTGGATCAGCCCCGCAATCTCGCCAAGAGCGTGACGGTGGAGTAG